One region of Streptomyces rishiriensis genomic DNA includes:
- a CDS encoding glycosyltransferase family 4 protein translates to MTDVTMEKAAVAKAPLAYVPAQATLPKIGGIIPMSLRSVQFVMPGGVDDPANPSGGNAYDRRLCLDLPGFGWQVHKHRVSGSWPRPEAAARAELARTLREFPDGTVVLLDGIVACGVPEIIAPEAERLRLAVLVHLPLGDERGLAPEVAAELDAKEREVLRAVPAVIATSDWAVRRLVSHHGLAPDRVHVAAPGADIAPLASGTDGVSRLLCVAAVTPRKGQHRLVEALAAARDLPWSCVCVGGLGQDPEYVAHLRGLIAEYGLQDRLELAGPKTGADLDAAYASADLMVLTSYAETYGMAVTEALARGIPVLATDVGGLPEAVGRAPDGGVPGILVPPEDPAALAVELRGWFGEADVRRRLKAAARGRRAALNGWATTAQSLAGVLGRLPGDPRRAA, encoded by the coding sequence GTGACCGACGTGACCATGGAGAAGGCCGCCGTGGCCAAGGCCCCGCTGGCGTACGTGCCCGCGCAGGCCACGCTTCCCAAGATCGGCGGGATCATCCCCATGTCCCTGCGTTCCGTGCAGTTCGTGATGCCGGGCGGTGTCGACGACCCGGCGAACCCGAGCGGCGGCAATGCTTACGACCGGCGCCTGTGCCTGGATCTGCCCGGCTTCGGCTGGCAGGTGCACAAGCACCGGGTGTCCGGGTCCTGGCCCCGCCCGGAGGCGGCCGCCCGCGCGGAACTGGCGCGGACGCTGCGTGAGTTCCCCGACGGCACGGTCGTCCTCCTCGACGGAATCGTGGCCTGCGGGGTGCCGGAGATCATCGCCCCCGAGGCGGAGCGGCTGCGGCTCGCCGTCCTCGTCCACCTCCCGCTGGGCGACGAGCGGGGTCTCGCGCCCGAGGTGGCGGCCGAGCTCGACGCCAAGGAGCGGGAGGTGCTGCGGGCCGTCCCCGCGGTGATCGCCACCAGCGACTGGGCGGTCCGCCGTCTCGTCTCCCACCACGGGCTCGCCCCCGACCGGGTCCATGTCGCCGCCCCCGGCGCGGACATCGCCCCCCTCGCCTCCGGCACCGACGGCGTCTCGCGCCTGCTGTGCGTGGCAGCCGTCACCCCGCGCAAGGGCCAGCACCGGCTGGTGGAGGCGCTGGCCGCGGCGAGGGACCTGCCGTGGAGCTGCGTGTGCGTGGGCGGACTCGGGCAGGACCCGGAGTACGTCGCCCATCTGCGCGGCCTGATCGCCGAGTACGGCCTACAGGACCGGCTGGAGCTGGCGGGACCGAAGACCGGCGCCGACCTCGACGCCGCCTATGCCTCCGCCGACCTGATGGTCCTCACCTCCTACGCGGAGACGTACGGCATGGCCGTCACCGAGGCGCTCGCCCGCGGCATCCCCGTCCTCGCGACGGACGTCGGCGGGCTGCCGGAGGCGGTCGGCCGCGCCCCCGACGGCGGTGTCCCCGGCATTCTCGTCCCGCCGGAGGACCCGGCCGCCCTCGCGGTCGAGCTGCGCGGCTGGTTCGGCGAGGCAGACGTACGACGTCGTCTCAAGGCCGCCGCGCGGGGCCGCCGGGCGGCCCTGAACGGCTGGGCGACCACCGCCCAGAGCCTGGCCGGTGTCCTCGGCCGGCTTCCCGGCGACCCCCGGAGGGCGGCATGA
- a CDS encoding 6-pyruvoyl trahydropterin synthase family protein: MFSVTVRDHIMIAHSFRGEVFGPAQRLHGATFLVDATFRREQLDDDNIVVDIGLATQELGAVVSELNYRNLDNEPDFAGVNTSTEFLAKVVADRLAERIHKGALGEGARGIAAIAVSLHESHVAWASYERAL, from the coding sequence TTGTTCAGTGTCACCGTCCGCGATCACATCATGATCGCCCACAGCTTCCGCGGCGAGGTCTTCGGACCCGCGCAGCGCCTGCACGGAGCGACGTTCCTCGTGGACGCCACTTTCCGCCGCGAGCAGCTGGACGACGACAACATCGTCGTCGACATCGGGCTGGCCACGCAGGAGCTCGGCGCCGTGGTCAGCGAGCTGAACTACCGCAACCTCGACAACGAGCCCGACTTCGCCGGGGTCAACACCTCGACCGAGTTCCTGGCGAAGGTCGTCGCGGACCGGCTCGCGGAGCGGATCCACAAGGGCGCGCTCGGCGAGGGCGCCCGGGGCATCGCCGCCATCGCCGTCAGCCTGCACGAGTCGCACGTCGCCTGGGCGAGTTACGAGCGTGCGCTGTGA